CGGTGTCGGCCACGATCGTGGTGAGCTGTTTCAGTTGTTCCAAACTTGAAgccattttcgttttcttcgtcTGCGGCTCAGCACTGCTCATTGTCTACTGGCGTGGTTAGACACGAAATCGGGCAAACAACTGGAAGCTGAAGGCGCTTGATTGCGTACGATGTACCGGGCCGCAAGGGTTGGTGCGAGGGGGCGAAGGTTGGTGGGTCGCGTAACGATACGTCCGAAGTAAGTACGGTTCCTTCCGTTCGCTTTCGGCAATGAAAGGCCGGTGAAGCGTGTCGCCGATGACGAGCCTGAAaggttacttttttttttactgtgcaAGCCATGGAATCGCACACACTTGCATTTTGCGCTATCTAATCCACCCAAGAGTTAGCGCTCCAGCTTATCGCGTGGACGACGGGATTTCATATAAAGAGGGATAACcgatataagaaaaagaacatcCAAACTGTTGGAAAGGTGGGAAAGTAGAGCTTCTATAGAGCCTAACACACTCCCCAATTCGTTCACTGCCAATGAGTCTCACGACCAGACAACTGTGGCGTAGtccaataaaattaaacgttCAGACACTGAGGATCTCTGAATTAAGAAGAAATTCTAACAAGCAGATGAACTGATGAAAGGAGTTAATGGTTTTACATATAACATACCCAACATGAACGTTAAGAGCGAGTGTCTCCATCAAATCTTTTACAGAGGTTTCTGGACGGTGACGCGAAGCGTGCAGCTTCACTGAATCTGCTGAGATCTCCCACAGGAACTGTCTACAAAATGGTGCCAAACGGAGGAGGTACTGATGATAATTTTGTGGAACAATACACCCTACAATCACAACACAACTTCAACCAGCACAAGCGATAAGAATGGTAATAGCATAAAATACTGCTCGTACTttcgtgtacgtgtgtttgtgtgggaagTGTCCAGTGTCGCAGTTTGAAGTATTTACGCAAAGATAGAATAAAGCTGGAAGGGACGATGGTTGAACGGACAGGTGAAGGCGAACAAGCCCTCGAATGAGAATGAACACAGCATAAATTTACATGCTTTTCCCCAGAAGGTAGAGTGAGATAAaaggaacaaataaaatgaatccCACAAATAATCGTGTACTTTTTGAcgggaataaaaatgaaaaaaaatgtggaaTTAATTCAATCtccaaaaaaattcaaaattcataCTTTTCCGCCAGTCGCGATTGCAATTGCGTGCATAGCTGTCAAAAGTCGGctgtcggtgtgttggtgtgaatGTTTACAAACGTAAGCCGTCAAAACGAAAGGTTGCTGGGCTTTTGTAGGACTTCGCGACggggaaattaatttatggGGGTGTACTGATACGGGACATCTGGTGTTTTGCGTGCGGTAACTCAAAAGTGGTCCATGCACCGTGCCGTAGTCGTTTAGTTTGATCCGTTTGCGTGAAAGATGTATTCCTGGTGAAATGAGACTGCACTGGACGGTCAACCGTACATTATCACTGCCGTCGTCGTCATCGCTGAACAATCATCCGAATTGGTGCTGATTGTCCGGGAGAAGAGTGTGGGGAGGAATTGGTACATTTTGATAAGAAGAATTAAGGGCCTATTCTCAACATTTCTTGTGCATTGCATCGGAACTAACGATCGCTTTGAGGTGTTTCCCGGACCGCTATGGATGACATCGACAATATTATTCTGCACTCATTGCGTCAGATCGATTGGTAAGTGtctgttaataaaaaaaaaactgtgtgtTAAAAGAGGCGATTAACGAATATTAATTGTTTTACAGTGATCTCGACGAAGAAATACAGGGATTGGAACAGTTTACGCCTTCTATTTTAGTTCGAACCGTGTCAAAATGTTTGCTGCTAATCGATCCTTCCCTGGATCTGCCGCATACACTTCCGCCCGGAATGGCACAAAGGTTCACCGTTACTGCACAGCTAGCGGAAGCTTGCTCGGTATGTATTTGCCTACCCGAGCGTGTTCCACTAGTGGTCCCATTCTCCATTCTCCTTGCAGACCGTGGGATATCGGCGAGATATTGGCTACCAAACGTTCCTGTACCCGAATGTGGCCGAAGTGCGCCGTGTGTTCATGTTTCTCATCGAACAACTGCCCAAAGACACAACCGACGCGGCGGATCCGGAGGCACCCTTCGATCGGGTAACGGATTTGGAAAATCGTATCTTGGAAAACATGCGCCAGCAGTTGCGGGGTTGTTGGCGTACCGATCCGTCCCCATTAGATCTCCGAAATTCGTCACTGGGTTGGCCAAGCCGTAGCCGTACTAACATTCCCTTCGTAACGCAAAGCGACGTTACGGCCGGTAAGTTGTGATAAGGTAGTTGGTATAGATGTCCATTACAGTTTTATGTTGGTCTTCTTACAGAAATTAAGGAATACTGGTTACGTCGCAGTGGATTTTGGGAGGAGGACAAAAATGAAGTAGATCGACAGCTACCTGAAGCTGCCATAAGTTCAGAGGAATCTATTTTAAAGTTACAAGCCTACTACGCGGAACATAAATCGAAATCTCCGTTGACGGAAGAGCTGGAACAACAAGAATCGCCCAGCAGTTTCGATCAGCTTGATACTCTCCAGCGAGAAATCGCTAAAATTAAAACGGCCATTGAAGAGACTAAGCGCGAACAGCGAGAACTCCAGTCGAAATGCGCGGTTGCCGGTGAGAGCGGAAAAGCCTTGGAAACGCTAACCGAAAAGttgaaagaggaaaaaaagattaaagaaCGAACGCACATTCTGTTGGAGAATCCGGAGGTGAATGTGGCCAAGCTGGAGTTAATTATTTCCGCCGCCGGTGAGAAGATGAAAAAGTTGCAAAGCCAATGGGAATCGCATCGTGCACCGTTAATGGCCACGTTGCAGGAACATCAAGCCAAAAATTCGGATCAAGTCGTACGTGCAGGAATAAGCccttgtgtgcgtgtgttttgatttaaCCGTTTTCGATTCTGTTCTCTTTTGTAGAGTAAATCTCAAAAAGTAGTTGATCAGATTGAATCCGCGCGGCACAAATCGGAGGAAGTTATCGTGGATCTGCAAACGAAGAGCGCTCTACACGCGCGACTGGTGCAAGAGTATGAGCGGATGGGTAAAACCGTCAGTCGCACCGCATACACGAGCCGTATTCTGGAGATTGTCGGCAATATTCGTAAGCAGAAGACGGACATTGACAAAATTCTACACGATACGCGCAGTCTGCAGAAGGAAATCAACTCAATCACTGGACAACTCGACCGTCAGTTTACCGTAACGGATGATCTGATCTTTCGGAATGCAAAGCGGGATGAGTACTGCAAGCGTGCCTACATTTTACTCGTTGCTCTGCATACCGAGTGTAGCGAACTGATCGCACTGGTACAGGACACCGGCACCGTGAAGCGGGAAGTACGCGAGCTAGAAGATCAGATCGAGCACGAAAAGGATCGAAACGTAGCAGCGAATTTGTCTCAGATCGAGCAAGATTTGGAGGAAATGCAACAGGAAAGCCGTCGGCTGGAGGAAGCCATACTCCAGCTGGAAATGTCCACGGCATCGAACGGGACGAAGTAAGGTTCAAACGCACCGTGTGTCGTTTCGACTAAAGGCGATTGTACGAACctagggaaaataaaatgtgatATATTCCTCAAGCAGGATTAACACTGtaatgtgttgtgttggttACACTTCGACCATTCGTTGTACCCGTGGCACTAAATCACACTTTACGGCAGGTTTTTGGTGGAGGTGTTTTGcttgaaatgaattatttattcattcttACACTCAACATCCACCATTCGTGGTAATATTGAAAAAGCCATCAAACTCTAACGCGGTCACAAGAAGTTGAAACGGCATAGCAGTGTAACTTCACAATAAACAGGCCCGCACCAGAACTCGAAGGTAAACAATACCGGGATATGCGAGCCGCTTACAGCTTCAGCTTGGTGCGTCTCCAGTGACGGCGCTTGGCGTTGTACCTAAAAGTACGACGAGAGATTTATACCAGTTTGTTAGTCGCTCACTTTCGCAGCATGCGAATTGCATCTTTGCAGTGTTTGGGAGAATAGTTCATGCCGGCACTTACCTGATGGTGTTACCCGTGCGCATACGAATCCATTGCGGGATGGGTCTATTTTGCTTCAGCTTCTTGGCAAGCTTTTGCTTGATGCGGAACGTTTTATGAGACGCCTGTAAACGAAAAGAATGAGATAGGGTTGATTATTCGTCGGTTTTATGGAGCTTTGAATCGTTTTTGCGCTATTTTCAGTAAAATTACAACTTACCATTTCGATCAAGTGTGTCTACTTCGAGACCAATGACGGAAAAGAGACCGTCAGCTTGTCGGAAGCGAACGACCGCAGGTTCGACTCTTCGCTATAAACGCACAACTAAATTTGCGTTTGCCAAGAAACGCATGCCTGTCACGGCTGTCATGCAATGATGTCATAATAAaggatttgtttgcatttttcattctccCGGTGTTGTGCGGATAGCGGCGCTGGTTGAGTAATTTGCCAgcaaaatgtggaaaattttcaCACACCATAACCGGTACGTTGCGAGTGGACTTTCGTTGGCTAGGCGAACGTTCCTGTCCGACGCGTACCAGTGTCGGGATGCTTGGAATGCACGTTTGGCCACTCCAATCCTGGAGAGGATCAATCTAGACACGCTGTACTACGATTTGGAGCAGCGGTTCCAGCAGAAACAGAAGGTTTCGGCCATCGATATCGATATCTACGCCAACAAGCTTGAGGACGATACGCACATCGAGGAGGTGGCCGATTTTCTGTACAAATTTCGGCTCACGGAGGAAACATCCAACATGCTGGACTCAACGCACCATGCCCTGGTGCGAAACTATCTCGACAGCAAGTGCTATGGACAGCTAATCGAAGTGCTGAACAATCGTATCGGGTACGGTGTTTATTTGGATGATTACAGCGCCAATCTAACGCTCGATCAATTGATCAAGGAGAAAGAGTTCCGGTACGCGGCACGTGTCGCCACCCTGCTAGCGTTGCAGGAGGACTTTTCAAATCCCATCACCAGAGCACTTGCCCTGTACAGTTGCTATCGATACGCTAAAGCACCGGATGCGGAACATTTCGAAGACCTTACCCCAGTGGAACCGCAGGCAACTGAGGTGGAAggacaaaagaagaaaaagaaagaagagatCAAAGTGAGGGTAAAGTTCTTGCGAAATGAATTTTTCGACGATCATTTTGACCTTACCGATAGCCAGTTGTTGCTTGGTAAAACGCTCGTGGAGCTTGGTCGTAGTTACAGTGGTGCCGGTGATTTAATTGGCTCGAGTTGTGAGCTGTTGGGTCTTACTATGTACAAAAAGTATGACCAAGCGATGGCATTTGCAAAGCAGCACGAAGGCAAAGAATTAAACGAGGAAGTCCTTCAAACGATACGAAATACACTGGAGAAGGAATCGAACAAGGAGGACGAAAAGTATGCGGCCTTTTGTGAGATGGTTGACAAAATAGAGGCTAGAATGAAGCTCAACAAGGTCAGTTTCGAGAAATTGATTCTTGAGCAAGTGAACAAGAGTGTTGGAGcgctggaaaaacaacaaatagagGCACAGGCGAAGGTGAGCATAATATACGATACATCACCGGTCCAACGGTTGCTTACAATGCGTTATATTTTTAGCTATACACGGACTGGTGCAATCTTCGACAGCAACGGCTAGACGAGGAACTGAACCGCATGCAGCGAGCGAAGCGACTGAAGGATGTGGAACAGTTGGCAATAGATATGGAGAAGGAAGAGCAAAAGCTTTGGTTCTTTGAAAACGAGGACAAGATTGATCTTCAGATTGACAGCAAACGGGTGTACTATCCGAAACGGTGGtttggcaagaaaaagaagcCACGCACTGTTGATGTGGACTACGTTCCGCCAGAAGTCCGGCAGCGTAATTAATTCCGTGTTGAAACCGGGTCGCAAATGTAACGTATAGTGTATTGATAAAAGTGGATAGAAACAAATTAAGCAGATACGTTCACAAAATGATTGAAAGAATACTTACTTATCCGACGCTAGAACCACTTTGTGGTGTTGGCCGGCTGCAGGAGTCATCTAAAGCGCTCACGATCGAACGTCGTTGTCTGCCGATCGCTCAGTTCGAACCTTAGCACATCAATGCAGTTCATGCGGACGACTTTGAAAGTCATTTGGATGACGGATTGGGACTTCTGATGTCATTCTGAAGACCAGCCTGCCGTAGCCTGCAGAGTGTTATTTCGCTGTACGCTAGTGAGTTCATAGTTTTGCCTATGTAGTGGCTCCTCAACTATCGCtccacacatacgggaccAAAAATCTTTATCATAATATTCCTATCGCAAGCTTTTGATGATTTTAAGTCGTCAGTGTATGCCAgaatctggattgacttaggATAAGTAACTCCTTGATTACCTCCGAGCCGCGAATGGGTCTCTCTGGCATTAGGTTGAATAGAACAAGCTAGCCAGTCTCCTTGATGCAGGCTCCTAGGTGGTAGCAAAAGCTCCTGAGAGTTACCCATCCACCAACACCTGGCATGTGACGTTGGTGATTGACATTCGTACTAGTCAAGTAAGTTTGGCTAGGATTCCAAAGGAGTTCATTGCGTCGTAAAGTCGCTTATCCTAGCTATACTATCGCATGCGACCTTGAAGTCGACTATACTATCGCTTGCGGACAGAATGGAGCTGTTGCTACTCCATCATCTCCAGGGTCTGCTGCTCAGTGACGAACTGATCAGTGGTTGGTGAGAGAACAATAGTTGAGATTCTGCTTTCGGGACTGAACATGTAACAAGTGAACTAAGAAAAGATGCTCACGAACAATGGATTTCATGGCCAAATTAACTCCATAATTAAAGGGAACACTTGCTGTTTGAAAATTAGGCAAACGgaaaaaatccacaatcgCACCAATAtttctgtttccgtttttgaaattttggacacTTTCGACGGTTGAATCCGGCGTACTGACTTTTCGCAAAGCTGTCAAAATTGTTCTGTAAACAATTACTCCTCCGATCGCAATATTTACGCGCTACGTGCGCACATTTGTGCATAAGTTTTTGTACGGATTTGTTGCTGTCTGCCCGTAAAACGATTCAATATGTTTATCAAACCTTTTAAGATCAAGTCTAACATTCTCGTGACGGGGTCCGAGAAGAAACGGTTAAGGCAGCGCGTAATGGCACAGTTTAATCGAGTGGATGAAGAGTCGGCAACATCACCGCTAGCTGAACTGTTCGGGAATCGTGCTAAAGTCTGCACGGTCAAGATTATTACCTACCACGAGGAACCGATCACTGTGTACACCAGCGATAAACGGCCCATATTTTTTGAGCTTAGTGGGAAGCTTCTGCCGACTGTCTATACGTTGTGGAGCTGTCCGGATCTGGTCCCAGCATTCACTACCCATGCCACAGTACTGCCCAAACTGGCAAACGGTGCCGATCTGATGATACCGGGTGTGGTGAAACAGGGCACTAATCTTGCGTCCTGGGGCCGGCATCAGAAGGATGACGTTGTGGCGGTGAACCTGACGTCCAATCGGGCCGCAGTTGGTGTTGGGTTGCTGGCACACTCTAGCAGCGATCTGTACATGTGCGGTGGCCACGGTGTTTGCGTGCGAATGATGCACGTGTTCGGTGATAAGCTGTGGGGTATGGAACCTTCGGTGTGTCAGCAGGTCCCACTGCAAGGAACGGTTGTATCCGTACCGACGGATTCCGATTTTCCGCCGCTTGGCagcgaaaaagtgaaaccggCCGAAGATTGTGTGAAAGAAGTACGATTTCGGAGATTGGATAGTTATTTGGAAGCTGTTTCTTTCAATTTCCTCTACTTATTTTAGGTCACAAAATCGCTGGCAAAAACTGCTGTCTCTGGTAATGAAGAGTCCGGCAGCGAAGGAGACGAAACGGACGAAGAAACCCAAGAACCGGATGAGGAGGAAAAACCTCCTAATCCGGACGATCTAATAAAGGGCGCATTTTTGAACGCTCTGAAACTTCATGGCAAGAAAATAACGCTTCCACTGCTGACGAGTACGTTCTACCCGCAGTACGTTCAGCCGGAAATACCGGACGGAatcgaaatgaagaaaagctcGTTCAAGAAGGTAGGCACCTTTTTGAAGCGAATGGCCGAAGAAGGAATCATCGAgataaaggaagagaaaaagggTATCGAGAAGGTGACAGCCATTAACCTGGAACATCCGGCCGTATTATCGTTTTATCCGTACAAGGTGACAAAGCCTTCGGTCGAACAGGATGCGTGCGGTACGGTTTCAACTGGTGCCACATCGAACCCCTTGCTACTGACTCAAATGACCGCCATGTACGCGGTAAATGAACGGACGGCGAagctgttcggttgcttcAATGTGGCACTCGGTACGGCGCTAGACTTAACGCAAGTGCGCAATTACATGCGAGACTACGTGGGGCGGAACAAACTGATCAATCCCGTCACTAAATTGGTCACGCTGGATGAAACGTTGCAGGGAATATGTGGTGCCAGTGAACAGCTTGTTGCCCTGCCGGATCTTACCGAGACGGTGCTCAACACCATGACCAGCACGTTCGAGATGCGCAGCCAGAAAGGGGCCGTCACGAAGGGAGGCAAACGAGCCGTCATACACTTGACCACCGCGACACGAAG
This region of Anopheles marshallii chromosome 2, idAnoMarsDA_429_01, whole genome shotgun sequence genomic DNA includes:
- the LOC128708379 gene encoding coiled-coil domain-containing protein 22 homolog, whose translation is MDDIDNIILHSLRQIDCDLDEEIQGLEQFTPSILVRTVSKCLLLIDPSLDLPHTLPPGMAQRFTVTAQLAEACSTVGYRRDIGYQTFLYPNVAEVRRVFMFLIEQLPKDTTDAADPEAPFDRVTDLENRILENMRQQLRGCWRTDPSPLDLRNSSLGWPSRSRTNIPFVTQSDVTAEIKEYWLRRSGFWEEDKNEVDRQLPEAAISSEESILKLQAYYAEHKSKSPLTEELEQQESPSSFDQLDTLQREIAKIKTAIEETKREQRELQSKCAVAGESGKALETLTEKLKEEKKIKERTHILLENPEVNVAKLELIISAAGEKMKKLQSQWESHRAPLMATLQEHQAKNSDQVSKSQKVVDQIESARHKSEEVIVDLQTKSALHARLVQEYERMGKTVSRTAYTSRILEIVGNIRKQKTDIDKILHDTRSLQKEINSITGQLDRQFTVTDDLIFRNAKRDEYCKRAYILLVALHTECSELIALVQDTGTVKREVRELEDQIEHEKDRNVAANLSQIEQDLEEMQQESRRLEEAILQLEMSTASNGTK
- the LOC128718718 gene encoding LOW QUALITY PROTEIN: 60S ribosomal protein L39 (The sequence of the model RefSeq protein was modified relative to this genomic sequence to represent the inferred CDS: substituted 1 base at 1 genomic stop codon) — its product is MKNLCVYSEESNLRSFASDKLTVSFPSLVSKXTHLIEMASHKTFRIKQKLAKKLKQNRPIPQWIRMRTGNTIRYNAKRRHWRRTKLKL
- the LOC128708735 gene encoding uncharacterized protein LOC128708735 is translated as MWKIFTHHNRYVASGLSLARRTFLSDAYQCRDAWNARLATPILERINLDTLYYDLEQRFQQKQKVSAIDIDIYANKLEDDTHIEEVADFLYKFRLTEETSNMLDSTHHALVRNYLDSKCYGQLIEVLNNRIGYGVYLDDYSANLTLDQLIKEKEFRYAARVATLLALQEDFSNPITRALALYSCYRYAKAPDAEHFEDLTPVEPQATEVEGQKKKKKEEIKVRVKFLRNEFFDDHFDLTDSQLLLGKTLVELGRSYSGAGDLIGSSCELLGLTMYKKYDQAMAFAKQHEGKELNEEVLQTIRNTLEKESNKEDEKYAAFCEMVDKIEARMKLNKVSFEKLILEQVNKSVGALEKQQIEAQAKLYTDWCNLRQQRLDEELNRMQRAKRLKDVEQLAIDMEKEEQKLWFFENEDKIDLQIDSKRVYYPKRWFGKKKKPRTVDVDYVPPEVRQRN
- the LOC128708690 gene encoding eukaryotic translation initiation factor 2D, translating into MFIKPFKIKSNILVTGSEKKRLRQRVMAQFNRVDEESATSPLAELFGNRAKVCTVKIITYHEEPITVYTSDKRPIFFELSGKLLPTVYTLWSCPDLVPAFTTHATVLPKLANGADLMIPGVVKQGTNLASWGRHQKDDVVAVNLTSNRAAVGVGLLAHSSSDLYMCGGHGVCVRMMHVFGDKLWGMEPSVCQQVPLQGTVVSVPTDSDFPPLGSEKVKPAEDCVKEVTKSLAKTAVSGNEESGSEGDETDEETQEPDEEEKPPNPDDLIKGAFLNALKLHGKKITLPLLTSTFYPQYVQPEIPDGIEMKKSSFKKVGTFLKRMAEEGIIEIKEEKKGIEKVTAINLEHPAVLSFYPYKVTKPSVEQDACGTVSTGATSNPLLLTQMTAMYAVNERTAKLFGCFNVALGTALDLTQVRNYMRDYVGRNKLINPVTKLVTLDETLQGICGASEQLVALPDLTETVLNTMTSTFEMRSQKGAVTKGGKRAVIHLTTATRSGNKKVTLISNLADYGINVNDFAKAVKLGAAASTTMTEVPGSKGEQLMVQGNHVKFVFELLTTTYQVPKACITGLEFAKEQKKKKKK